The nucleotide sequence CGGCCAGTCGACCAAGATCTACGACCGCGCCACGGGCGAAGTGACCTATGGCCGCGTGCCAGCCGGCTCCGTCGTGGTGTCGGGCAACCTGCCTTCGGAAGATGGCAAGTACTCGCTGTACTGCGCCGTCATCGTCAAGCGCGTGGATGCAAAAACCCGCGCCAAGACCGGCATCAACGAACTCTTGCGTGGCATTTGATCGTTGCGCTGTGAAGCATCAGTAATACCTGAATGTCCCGCCCCGGCGGGACATTTTCATTTCAAAAGAACAACTTCAATCGTCCTGCTATCCCCTCCCATCCTGTCCTATACTGGATGGCATGAATACTCCTCCCGTATTGATCGTCGGCGCCGGTCCTACCGGCCTCATGCTTGCCTTGCGCCTGGCGCGCCATGGCGTCGATTGCCGCATCATCGATAAAAACAGCGGCCCCGGGCAAGCGTCGCGAGCCATGGCCGTGCATGCGCGCACGCTGGAGTTTTACCAGCAGCTGGGCTTTGCCGACGAGCTGGTCAGCCTGGGCATCAAGATCAATGCCATGCACATCCACGAAGGGGGAGAGGAACTGGTGAAACTGGCGCTGGGCGAGATCGGCGAAGGCCTGAGTCCCTACCCTTTCGTGCTGAGCCTGCCCCAGGACGAGCATGAGCGCTTTCTCATCAGCAAGCTGGCGGCGGCCGGCGTGCATGTGGAATGGAATGTGGCGCTGGACCTGTGGACGCAGGACGATAGCGAAGTGCAAGCCATCCTGCTCAAGGATGGCGAACGCCAATATTGCACGTTTGACTATATTTGCGGCTGCGATGGCGCCCGCAGCGCTGTGCGCGAGATCGCCGGCTTCGACTTTTCCGGCGGTACTTACGACCACCTGTATTACGTGGCCGATGCGCAAGTGGCCGGCAGCAATACGGATTTGCACGCCCACCTGGGCGCGAATTCTTTTGCGCTGATGTTGCCCGTGCGCACGAGCGGCATGCAGCGCCTGATCGGCATCCTGCCTGACCGCCCGGACGGCGCGCCGGCCCCCGTGTTTGACGATGTGCGCGAACAGGTGCAAGCCTTGCTGGGCATCCAGGTCGAACACGTGAACTGGTTTTCCACGTACAAGGTGCATCACCGGGTGGCGGCACAGTTTCGCGAACGGCGCTGCTTCATTCTCGGCGACGCGGCCCATTTGCACAGCCCCGTAGGCGGCCAGGGCATGAACACGGGCCTGGGCGACGCCGTCAACCTGGCCTGGAAACTGGCGCAGAAACTGCACGGACAAAGCAGCGACGCCCTGCTCGACACCTATGAAAGCGAACGCATCGTGTTTGCCCGCAAGCTCGTCGCCACCACGGACCGCGCCTTCCAGGCCATCGTCGCGCAAGGCATGGCCGGGCAATTCCTGCGCCGCTGGCTGGTGCCCCATGCGCTGCCCTTCCTCTCCAGCTTCGGGCGGGCGCGCCGCTTGCTGTTCCAGACCGTGTCGCAAATCCAGATCAGCTATGAAGACAGCGCCCTCTCGGCGGGCCACGCGGAATACCTGCGCGGCGGCGACCGCCTGCCCTGGTTCTCCGATGGCACGCAAGACAACTTTATCTCCCTGCGCAGCATGGACTGGCAATTGCACATCTATGGCGAAGCGGCGCCCGAATTGCTGGCCGAGGCGCGCGTGCTGAAACTGCCCGTGCATTGCTACACCTATAACGTGGCCGCCAAGCTGGCCGGCCTGGGCCGCGACGCGGCTTACCTCGTGCGCCCGGACGGCCACATCGCGCTGGCGCTGCACCAGCAGGAAAGCGGCGCCCTGCGCGCCCTGGCCTTGCGCCTGGGCCTGCATTTCGGCCCGGCAGAGATGGGCAAGGCGGCGCCACGGCCGGTGTAGGGGAATCACGGGGCCGTGTTGCAGCGCCGCATCGACTGCCGCATCGACTGTATAATGGCGGCTACCATCGCATTTTTCCCTGGCGCAAGCGCCGCGATCAAGCGAACCGCATTCATTCCCCTTTGCCCTACCCATGACGACCATTACACTCTACGGTATCCCCAACTGCGATACCGTCAAAAAGGCCCGCACCTGGCTGGCCACGCAGCAACTCGATTTCACTTTCCACGACTTCAAGAAACTGGGCCTGGAACGCACCACCGTCGAAGCGTGGCTGCAGCAATTACCGTGGGATGTGCTGGTCAACAAAAAAGGCACGACCTGGCGCGCCCTGTCCGACGAGCGCAAGGCCGCCACCGTCGACGCGGCCAGCGCGTTGACCCTGATGCTGGAAAACCCGTCCATCATCAAGCGCCCCGTACTGGACAAGGATGGCCAGTTCAGCGTGGCGTTTTCCGATGCACAGTACAAAGCCATTTTTTCAGTTTAAACCCGACACCTGCAAGGCTGGGGTCGTACGGGGACGCCGAGTCCCAAGGGTACGACCCCGCTCTACACCATGACCACCTCCAAAACCCTCGCCCTGACCGAAAAACTGATCGCCCTGTCCTCGGTCACGCCCGATGACAAGGGCTGCCAGCAGCACCTGATCGACCTCCTCACGCCGCTGGGCTTTGTCTGCGAAACGATACAGTCGAACGACGTCACCAACCTGTGGGCCCGCCGTGGCACGACCTCCCCCGTGTTCGTGTTTGCCGGCCAT is from Janthinobacterium sp. 61 and encodes:
- a CDS encoding FAD-dependent oxidoreductase — its product is MNTPPVLIVGAGPTGLMLALRLARHGVDCRIIDKNSGPGQASRAMAVHARTLEFYQQLGFADELVSLGIKINAMHIHEGGEELVKLALGEIGEGLSPYPFVLSLPQDEHERFLISKLAAAGVHVEWNVALDLWTQDDSEVQAILLKDGERQYCTFDYICGCDGARSAVREIAGFDFSGGTYDHLYYVADAQVAGSNTDLHAHLGANSFALMLPVRTSGMQRLIGILPDRPDGAPAPVFDDVREQVQALLGIQVEHVNWFSTYKVHHRVAAQFRERRCFILGDAAHLHSPVGGQGMNTGLGDAVNLAWKLAQKLHGQSSDALLDTYESERIVFARKLVATTDRAFQAIVAQGMAGQFLRRWLVPHALPFLSSFGRARRLLFQTVSQIQISYEDSALSAGHAEYLRGGDRLPWFSDGTQDNFISLRSMDWQLHIYGEAAPELLAEARVLKLPVHCYTYNVAAKLAGLGRDAAYLVRPDGHIALALHQQESGALRALALRLGLHFGPAEMGKAAPRPV
- a CDS encoding ArsC family reductase: MTTITLYGIPNCDTVKKARTWLATQQLDFTFHDFKKLGLERTTVEAWLQQLPWDVLVNKKGTTWRALSDERKAATVDAASALTLMLENPSIIKRPVLDKDGQFSVAFSDAQYKAIFSV